The following nucleotide sequence is from Candidatus Cloacimonadaceae bacterium.
CGCTCCAGTCTCAGCAAGGTTGCCGCCATATTTGGAAAAAGTGTGCCGCAGCTCTGCCACTGTGCGGTTTTTGTTGTCGGTCATCACGTCGATGACGATGCCGACCCCGTTGTGCCCATAACCTTCGTAGGTGATCTCTTCATAGGCGACGCCTTCGATCTCACCGGTGCCGCGTTTGACGGCGCGTTCGATGTTTTCGCGCGGCATGTTTGCCGTTTTTGCGGAATTGATCGCAGTTCTGAGACGGGGATTCATCTCGGTGTCTCCGCCACCGGATTTGGCTGCGAGGATGATCTCTTTGACGAGCCGGGTATAGATCTTGCCGCGTTTGGCATCGGTCGCCGCTTTCTTGTGTTTGATCGTGCTCCACTTATTGTG
It contains:
- a CDS encoding YebC/PmpR family DNA-binding transcriptional regulator, coding for MSGHNKWSTIKHKKAATDAKRGKIYTRLVKEIILAAKSGGGDTEMNPRLRTAINSAKTANMPRENIERAVKRGTGEIEGVAYEEITYEGYGHNGVGIVIDVMTDNKNRTVAELRHTFSKYGGNLAETGAVSWNFEQKGFFNVPAAGMDEDEFILQALEAGAEDVELNDENFEVYTSPTEFHTVLHNFEQLGLPVLNAELTRVPKNTVNADEVAARLMKLIDILEDLDDVQKVYSNFTLSDAVMEELSKD